ACTTGCCGCCGCTGGGGTGACCGTCCTGTGGCGACCATTGCACGAAGCATCCGGTAACCATGGCGACGGCTGGTTCTGGTGGGGCCGCACCCGCGCCGACGGCGTGCCCCAGGCGTACGCGAACATCATGCTGTGGCGCCACATGTTCGACCGGCTGGTCAACATGCATGGCATCCACAACCTGATCTGGGTGTGGAACGGGCAGGATCCAGCCTGGTATCCTGGCGACGACGTCGTCGACATCATCAGCTACGACATCTACGACACCAGCGACGACAAGACGTACGGATCGCAGGTGAAGACGTACCTGAAAGCGCGTGTGACCACGGCCGATCACAAGCCCGTAGCGCTCAGCGAAAACAGCTACATTCCCGATCCCGACAGGATCGCGGCCGACGGCGCATGGTGGCTGTGGTTCATGACATGGAACGACCGCGACACGCCCGCCGGTGTCACCGCCCCGGAAAATTTCTGGACCGGCGAGTACTACAACACAGCTGCGCACAAGCGAAAGGTCTACCACCATCCTCGGGTAATCACGCTGGATCGCGTGCCGCGACTGAACGCGCCCCGTTGAGCGGGGCCGTCCCCCGACACGGTGAGCGTCGCGCCAGCGCATGCTTGAATGGATCGCGAATGATTGCGAACAGGCCCGTTTCGAAGGCGCTGGCACGGCTGGGGCAAGATCAGGTCACGCCCGTTAAACAGTCAGAATCTTGAGTAAGATTATCGAGGATGAGCAGCATAATCCTTTTAATGCAACACTCTTCACATTGGCAAACACGGCGACCACAGGGCACTTCATCGCGGAACAGAAGCGATGCCTTGTCGATGGTTCCCATCCCACACCGCATCAAAAATCGAATCCGACCAGACCACATATGAACCGCAGTTCAGCGATCCTCGTTGCGGCCGTTTTTTCCCTCAGCGCATGCGGCCCTGTCAAGACCTCACCGACGCAACCTGCGCACGGGCAGTTCACCCCTTCCGCAATCACGGAAACCATGCGCAAGGTCGCCGATTGGCAGATTGGCAGCTGGTCGACCAATGGCTTCGCGAAACCGAAGTACAACTGGACCTACTGCGCAGCCTATACGGGCATCTTCCAGGCCGGCCTGGCGACGGGAGACGGCAAGTACCACGACTTCCTGCGCAAGGTTGGCGCCGATCTGCAATGGCGCACCGGCAAACGTCGCTACTTTGCGGACGACTACTGCGTCGGCCAGGTGTTCTCGCAGCTCTACGCGCAGGACCGCCAGCCTGAGATGATCGCACCCTGGCGCACACTCGCCGATGAAATCGTCGGCAAGCCAAACAACGAGTCGCTGTCGCTGGCCACGCACGACATCATTGAGCGCGAATGGGCCTGGTGCGATGCGCTGTTCATGGGGCCTACCTCGCTCGCTTACCTGAGTACGGTTACCGGCGATCGAAAATACCTCGACACGGCGCTCAAGCTATGGTGGAAGACCAGCGATTTCCTGTACAGCCCCGAGGAACGACTGTACTTTCGCGACGAAAGCTACTTTGACAAACGAGAGAAAAACGGCAAGAAGGTATTCTGGTCGCGCGGGAATGGCTGGGTCATGGCCGGCATGGTACGGGTACTGTCCAATATGCCCCCCGATCATCCCGACCGTGCACGGCTCCTGGCGCAATACCGCGCCATGGCGGCGCGTATTGCCGGCCTGCAGACGGCGGACGGCACATGGCACGCTTCGCTGCTCGATCCGGGCAGCTTCCCGACCAGGGAAACCAGCGGCACGGCGTTCTACACCTATGCAATCCTGTGGGGATTGAACAGCGGCATGCTGGACCGCGCCACATACTGGCCTGTCGTCGAGAGAGCCTGGCCAGCGCTGGCAAGCGCAGTGCAGCCGGACGGCAAGCTGGGCTACGTGCAGCCAGTGGGCGCCGCACCGGACAAGGTCGATGCGAACAGCACGGAAACCTATGGGCCAGGTGCATTCCTGCTGGCGGGCTCCGAGCTGCTCGAATACATCAAACGGTAAAAGTCGGTGCCGCCGACAACACCGTTGCGGCAAGTCGCACGCGGCACGCGAACGTGGCAGTGGTCGTCTCATCGACGTCCACTGCCCTGGCGTCCGCGATCGGTATTGCCTTTCTCGACCCATATCCGGGATTGCGCCTCACCTGCGCCCACTGACGGCCACGCACTGGCGTTCCGCTTGACCGGGAAGTGAGTTTCAGGTCGCCCCCTTCGTCCCCGCATTTGACACCGCTACCACGACAGGCTACCTTGTTTGCGCTAACAAAAAATGTTTGCCAATGGTAGCGAACATCAAGCGTTGAGGAGACTCCGTGATCACATGGCCAAGCCCGAAAATTAAAACTGTTGCGACCGCTTCCGAGGCGAAACGACCGCGGATCTTCAACCTTTCGCGGCTCATCCAGTGGCTTGCGGCGATCGCATGCCTCCTGACTGCGGCATCGGCCCATGCGCTGGGCACCGGGCGGTTCGTCCAACTGGAAGGGAGCGATGGCGTTGTCGTTGCGGCGGCTGGCCGCGCGGCGCCATTGCTGGTTTCGCCCGGCGATTTCCCCGGCGTGCTGCGAGCGGCACGCGATTTGCAGCGCGATATCGGCAAGGTCAGCGGCGCCACGCCGGCATGGCGCACGGATGCCGTCTCCATGGCCGGCGACGTCATCATCGCCGGCACCCTGGGCCGGCACCCGGTAATCGACCGCCTGGCCAAGGAAGGAAAAATCGATACGGCAAACCTCGCAGGGCAATGGGAAGGCTTCCTGATCCAGGCTGTGCCGGATCCGATGCCTGGTGTGAAGCGCGCGCTGGTCATCGCGGGCAGCGACAAACGCGGCACGATCTATGGGCTGTACACGCTGTCCGAGCAGATCGGCGTCTCGCCATGGCACTGGTGGGCCGACGTGCCGATTCCCCGCCACCGTTCGCTGACAGTTCCCCTCGCCACGCGCGTGACGGAAAAACCCGTCGTGCAGTACCGCGGCATTTTCCTGAACGACGAGGCACCCGCGCTTACCAACTGGGCGAAGGAACGCTTCGGCGGCTTCAACCGGCAGTTCTACGAGAAACTGTTCGAGCTGATGCTGCGCATGCGGGCGAATTACCTCTGGCCCGCGATGTGGTATTCATCGTTCAATGACGACGACAAGGGCAACGGCGAACTGGCGGACATGATGGGCATCGTCATGGGCACGTCGCACCACGAGCCGATGATGCGCGCACAGCAGGAGTGGCACCGTTATGGCAAAGGCCCCTGGGACTACCAGCGCAATGGCGATACGCTGCGCGAATTCTGGGCCGGCGGCCTGCGCAATACGCGCAACTACGAAAGCGTCATTACGATGGCCATGCGCGGCGACGGCGACGAACCGATGTCCGAAAGCGCGAACGTGGGACTGCTCGAACGCATCGTCTCGGACCAGCGCGACCTGATCCGGAAAGAATGGCAGCGCGAGCCGGAAACGGTACCCCAACTGTGGGCGCTGTACAAGGAAGTACAGGACTATTACGAGAAAGGCATGCGCGTCCCCGACGACATGCTGCTGCTCTGGTGCGACGACAACTGGGGCAATATCCGCCGGCTGCCGACGGCCGAGGAGCGCAAGCGCCGCGGCGGCGCCGGCGTCTACTATCACTTCGACTACGTCGGCGTGCCCCGTTCCTACAAGTGGCTGAACGTGACGCAAATCGGCAAGGTGTGGGAGCAGATGAACCTGGCCAACGAATATGGCGCCAACCGGATGTGGATCGTCAACGTGGGCGACCTGAAGCCGATGGAAGTGCCGACCGAGTTCTTCCTTGCCTACGCATGGGATCCGGCGTCCTGGCCTGCCGAACGCCTTCCCGACTACCTCCGACAGTGGGCCGCCCGCGAATTCGGCGAACGCCACGCACACGAAATAGCCGCCATCGTCGACAAATACACCCGCTACAACGCCCGCCGCCGGCCTGAACAGCTGGCGCCGGATACCTACAGCCTGGTCAACTACGACGAGGCCGAACGCGTGGTTGCCGACTACACCGCGCTGGCAGACGAAGCGCAGCGCATCGGAATGACACTGCCCAAGGCCATGCGCGACGCCTATTTCCAGCTCGTCGAGTATCCGGTGCGGGCCTCGGCCAATGCCGTGGACCTGTACGTATCCGCCGGCCGCAACCAGCTCTACGCGCGCCAGGGACGGGTCAGCACGAACGACATGGCGGCGCGGGTACGCCGGCTGTTCGGGCACGATGCCGAACTGGCACGCCAGTACCATGGCATCAGCAACGGCAAGTGGAATCATATGATGTCGCAGACGCGTTTCGGCTACACGAACTGGGACCAGCCCTACCGCGACGTGATGCCGGCGGTGTCCGAGCTGCGCATTCCCGGGCCGGGCCAGCTGGCCGCGCCAAACGGCATCCACCCCTCAGACCGGATGGGTGTCGCGGTCGACGGCAACCCGGTCGCATGGCCCGTCTTCCCGATCCGCCAGCTGATCCTGCCGGCGCTAGACCGGTACGAACGCAAGCCCCGCCACATCGACCTGTTCAACCGGAGCAGCGCGCCGTTCGACTACACGATCACCGCCAGCCAGCCGTGGCTGAAGATCAGTCACTCGGCCGGCCGGGTGGCCAGGGACCGGCGCGTTGCCATCGATGTGGACTGGAACGCGGTGCCGGTCGGCATAACGGAGACCGAGCTTACGGTACACGGCCCGGACAAGGCCAAAGTCGTCGTCAAGGTGCCGGTGCATGCGCGTACGGATACCGTGGAGGGGCACGTCGAA
Above is a window of Pseudoduganella dura DNA encoding:
- a CDS encoding glycoside hydrolase family 88/105 protein, yielding MSKIIEDEQHNPFNATLFTLANTATTGHFIAEQKRCLVDGSHPTPHQKSNPTRPHMNRSSAILVAAVFSLSACGPVKTSPTQPAHGQFTPSAITETMRKVADWQIGSWSTNGFAKPKYNWTYCAAYTGIFQAGLATGDGKYHDFLRKVGADLQWRTGKRRYFADDYCVGQVFSQLYAQDRQPEMIAPWRTLADEIVGKPNNESLSLATHDIIEREWAWCDALFMGPTSLAYLSTVTGDRKYLDTALKLWWKTSDFLYSPEERLYFRDESYFDKREKNGKKVFWSRGNGWVMAGMVRVLSNMPPDHPDRARLLAQYRAMAARIAGLQTADGTWHASLLDPGSFPTRETSGTAFYTYAILWGLNSGMLDRATYWPVVERAWPALASAVQPDGKLGYVQPVGAAPDKVDANSTETYGPGAFLLAGSELLEYIKR
- a CDS encoding glycosyl hydrolase 115 family protein, whose amino-acid sequence is MLVSPGDFPGVLRAARDLQRDIGKVSGATPAWRTDAVSMAGDVIIAGTLGRHPVIDRLAKEGKIDTANLAGQWEGFLIQAVPDPMPGVKRALVIAGSDKRGTIYGLYTLSEQIGVSPWHWWADVPIPRHRSLTVPLATRVTEKPVVQYRGIFLNDEAPALTNWAKERFGGFNRQFYEKLFELMLRMRANYLWPAMWYSSFNDDDKGNGELADMMGIVMGTSHHEPMMRAQQEWHRYGKGPWDYQRNGDTLREFWAGGLRNTRNYESVITMAMRGDGDEPMSESANVGLLERIVSDQRDLIRKEWQREPETVPQLWALYKEVQDYYEKGMRVPDDMLLLWCDDNWGNIRRLPTAEERKRRGGAGVYYHFDYVGVPRSYKWLNVTQIGKVWEQMNLANEYGANRMWIVNVGDLKPMEVPTEFFLAYAWDPASWPAERLPDYLRQWAAREFGERHAHEIAAIVDKYTRYNARRRPEQLAPDTYSLVNYDEAERVVADYTALADEAQRIGMTLPKAMRDAYFQLVEYPVRASANAVDLYVSAGRNQLYARQGRVSTNDMAARVRRLFGHDAELARQYHGISNGKWNHMMSQTRFGYTNWDQPYRDVMPAVSELRIPGPGQLAAPNGIHPSDRMGVAVDGNPVAWPVFPIRQLILPALDRYERKPRHIDLFNRSSAPFDYTITASQPWLKISHSAGRVARDRRVAIDVDWNAVPVGITETELTVHGPDKAKVVVKVPVHARTDTVEGHVETGGVIAIEAEHYTRALAPAGRRWQTIPGYGRTLSGVTTMPGAAPALTVQDGMRLEYDVHLFSAGEVKLHAVLSPTLKFQPGSGFRYAVSIDDGPPQEVNVHADGSEDYWRRIVSDGVAKFVTTHRIDQPGKHTLKFWALDPGLVLQRLVVDAGGMQPSYLGPPESPRIVRRPE